From a single Kwoniella shandongensis chromosome 9, complete sequence genomic region:
- a CDS encoding phospholipase B: protein MLPLALGVALATTAAIAAPAAPAELDIRALLDTSYKPYQVTCPTDFTWIRNATTGLSSGEQSFIAAREKITSPLISSQLTAHGLTNPPRTPTIGVALAGGGYRAMLTGLGGIMATMNGSSEAAASGLGGWLDGVTYWAGLSGGSWATGSFMANGGPLPIDLITSLWNLDSNLILPDDDKVSFYTELYTETNAKSDAGFPTQLTDLWGLAIASHVLPEQYHIGNNPNLTFSSLPSVVPALGNAALPMPIIIAAEREAGELVIAENATVWEYTPYEFGAWAFGSTTKVAGAFTSLEYLGSELNNGSANGTCWKGFDQMSFIMGSSATLFNGALLQINSSESGLLTDLIKGFLIDLGQDQYDVARIPNSFAHYNQGENPIADLEYITLVDAGETNQNIPIEPLLVPSRNVDAIVAFDSSYDSTYIWPNGTALRTTFERAKILAERTDTQVRMPEVPSENGFINGGYNTRPTFFGCNDTTTPLIIYVPSYPWSYAANTSTYQLEYSNEEATQSMLNGMRSLTLNGTVPTWPKCFACALSDRAFDYSSSNRTADCQECFDTWCWAGDDNTTTPNTYEPVIGSVPPWLITKGLSTGAAPAPGTNTSNGTTSSSSGARRKIECGATWGMFGLILVGVTGMGMVL from the exons ATGTTGCCGCTCGCCCTCGGTGTCGCTCTCGCCACCACAGCAGCAATCGCCGCTCCCGCTGCACCTGCAGAGCTGGACATCAGAGCACTGCTCGACACATCATACAAACCATACCAAGTCACTTGTCCTACCGATTTCACCTGGATCAGAAATGCAACA ACCGGTTTGTCTTCTGGTGAACAAAGCTTCATCGCTgcaagagagaagatcacAAGTCCATTGATCAGTTCACAACTGACTGCACATGGACTGACAAATCCACCGAGAACACCGACGATCGGCGTAGCCTTGGCGGGAGGTGGTTATCGGGCGATGTT AACTGGGCTGGGCGGAATCATGGCGACGATGAATGGTAGTTCGGAAGCCGCTGCAAGTGGACTGGGAGGCTGGTTGGACGGTGTGACTTACTGGGCCGGATTGAGTGGAGGTAGTTGGGCTACCGGATCTTTCATGGCGAATGGAGGACCATTACCGATTGATCTCATCACAAGT CTGTGGAATCTCGACtccaacctcatcctccccgacgacgacaaggtcagcttctACACAGAGCTGTACACCGAAACCAACGCAAAGAGCGACGCAGGATTCCCAACCCAATTAACGGATCTCTGGGGTCTAGCTATCGCGTCACATGTCCTGCCAGAACAGTATCATATCGGTAATAATCCCAACCTCACCTTttcatcacttccatccGTCGTACCAGCCCTGGGCAATGCTGCTCTCCCCATGCCAATCATAATTGCAGCCGA ACGAGAAGCTGGAGAGCTTGTCATTGCCGAGAACGCAACGGTCTGGGAATACACGCCGTATGAATTCGGAGCATGGGCTTTCGGATCGACCACCAAAGTCGCTGGCGCTTTCACTTCGCTCGAATACCTCGGCAGCGAGTTAAATAACGGTTCGGCAAACGGTACTTGCTGGAAAGGCTTCGATCAAATGTC CTTCATTATGGGATCCTCAGCCACACTGTTCAATGGTGCTCTGCTACAGATCAATTCGTCTGAGAGCGGCCTGTTGACGGATCTGATAAAGGGTTTCCTGATAGACTTGGGACAGGATCAGTATGATGTAGCAAGGATACCGAACAGCTTTGCGCACTACAATCAGGGCGAGAACCCG ATCGCCGACCTGGAGTACATCACACTTGTTGATGCAGGCGAGACTAACCAGAACATCCCCATCGAACCCCTGCTTGTTCCCTCCCGAAATGTCGACGCCATTGTCGCTTTTGACTCGTCTTACGACTCCACTTACATCTGGCCGAACGGAACCGCCCTTCGGACGACCTTTGAACGAGCCAAGATCCTTGCGGAGCGAACGGATACACAAGTGCGGATGCCAGAGGTCCCTTCTGAGAATGGTTTCATCAACGGTGGATACAACACCCGACCAACCTTCTTTGGTTGTAACGATACAACGACACCTTTGATCATTTACGTCCCCAGCTACCCTTGGAGCTATGCCGCCAACACTTCCACT TACCAACTCGAGTACTCAAATGAAGAGGCTACACAGTCCATGCTCAACGGTATGCGATCTTTGACTCTTAACGGCACAGTACCCACTTGGCCTAAATGCTTTGCGTGCGCACTGTCCGATCGAGCCTTTGACTATTCTTCGTCGAATCGAACCGCAGATTGTCAAGAGTGCTTCGACACATGGTGTTGGGCCGGAGACGATAATACCACAACACCAAACACTTATGAACCGGTCATTGGGAGTGTACCACCATGGCTGATCACGAAGGGTTTGTCAACGGGAGCGGCGCCGGCACCCGGGACGAACACGTCCAATGGTACTACTTCTAGTTCTAGTGGAGCGCGTAGGAAGATAGAGTGCGGCGCAACATGGGGAATGTTCGGCTTGATCctggtcggtgtgacagggatgggaatggtgtTGTAG